A genomic stretch from Verrucomicrobiota bacterium includes:
- a CDS encoding ABC transporter permease, whose amino-acid sequence MCRRSAPRRARAGQPGTYSRICCRAWPRCFCCFWRTTRCATFTGSCGSGPSSVFEPCTPACSFVASKVLLAVAILLISAAILFAGGALIFQIRWEHPLKIVLAVLAYAAFGAGLMALVAAFAGSERTADFLNAVFTMMLSLAGGCMFPSEQLPAFLRDQITPLMPTNWFVEAVRALQFGPGDSVWMNACLKLGMLGLALIAVAAWRFQRRLERVL is encoded by the coding sequence ATGTGCCGGAGAAGCGCGCCGAGGAGAGCGCGCGCGGGCCAGCCTGGAACTTATTCGCGTATTTGCTGCCGGGCATGGCCGCGATGTTTCTGCTGTTTCTGGCGGACAACGCGGTGCGCGACCTTTACCGGGAGTTGCGGTTCCGGACCTTCGAGCGTTTTCGAACCTTGCACTCCCGCCTGTTCATTCGTTGCCTCGAAAGTCCTCCTGGCCGTGGCGATTTTGCTCATCAGCGCGGCGATTCTGTTTGCCGGCGGGGCGCTGATTTTTCAAATCCGGTGGGAGCACCCTTTGAAGATCGTGTTAGCCGTCCTGGCTTATGCTGCGTTCGGCGCCGGCTTGATGGCCCTGGTCGCAGCCTTCGCCGGCAGCGAGCGCACGGCTGACTTTCTCAATGCCGTATTCACGATGATGCTGAGCCTGGCGGGCGGCTGCATGTTCCCGTCAGAGCAACTCCCGGCGTTTCTCCGCGACCAGATCACGCCGCTCATGCCCACGAACTGGTTTGTCGAGGCCGTGCGCGCGTTGCAGTTCGGTCCTGGGGATTCTGTTTGGATGAACGCGTGCTTGAAACTTGGAATGCTTGGGTTGGCCTTGATCGCCGTTGCCGCCTGGCGTTTCCAGCGACGGCTTGAACGAGTGCTGTGA